The sequence below is a genomic window from Deinococcus radiopugnans ATCC 19172.
CTGCGGACTCGGATGCCGATTCTCAGCACGTGGTCCACGCCGGGCATCGCGTTTCTGGTCACGGCGCTGCCCGGCATTCCCTTCCCGGAGGCGGTGGGGGCCTTCATCACCTCCGGCGTGCTGGTCTTTATCCTGGGCACCTTCGGACCGCTGACCCGGGCGCTGGGCGCCATTCCGCCGCATCTGGCCGCCGCGCTGAACGCTGCCATCCTGCTGCCCTTCGGCTTCGGGGCGGCGCAGGCTTTCGGCGTGCAGCCCGCGCTGGTGGGGGCCATGATCGTGGCGTACTTCGTGATCCGGCAGCTCTCGCCGCGCTGGGCGGTGGCCGCCGTGCTGGTGGTGGGCGTGGCCGCCAGCGCCGGCCTGGGGTTGTGGCACCCTGCGCCGATCAGCTTTGCGCTGACCCAGCCGCAGTTCGTGCTGCCGGTCTTCAGCCTGCATGCTACGGTCAATCTGGCGCTGCCGTTGACGCTGCTGGCCTTTACCGGGCAGTTCGTGCCGGGTTTCGGCGTCTTGAAGACCAACGGCTACGAACCCGCGCCGGGGCCGGTGCTGCGCAGCTGCGGCGTCGCCAGCCTGGGCGCGGCCCTGGCCGGCTGTCACAACCTGACGCTGGGCGCGTTGCTGGCGAACATCGTCAGCGGCCCGGAAGCACATCCGGACCCCCAGCGGCGCTACACCGCTGCCATCTGGGCCGGGGGCATCAACATCCTGTTCGGCCTGTTCGCCGGCACCTTCGTGCATCTGATGGGCATTCTGCCCGGCGAAGCGCTGGCTGCCCTGGCCGGCATCGCCCTGCTGGGCGCGATGGGCAGCAGCCTGCAGGGGGCGTTCCAGGGGCAGCCGGGCAGTCTGGCCGCCCCGATGGTCATCCTGGTCACGCTGAGCGGCGTGACCCCGCTGGGCATCGGGGCGGCCTTCTGGGGCATCCTGGCCGGGCTGGCGGTGTACGTCGCCGAGCGGCGGGGCCAGGGCTGGGGCCGGGCGCGGGCGGCGCAGGCCAAGGGGTAATCGGTTCTTGTCTTCACCGCCTGAACGTCAGCGGCTGAGCTGCCCGCTCAGGGGCGCGTGGTCACTCAGCCGCGCCTCGCGGTCCACCCGCACGCCGCCCAGCGCCACGCCCGCCGACAGCAGGTAGTCGATGCGCCAGCCGACGTTGTTGGCGTAGGCCCCGGCACGGTTGCTCCACCACGTGTATTCGGCTGCGTCGCCCAGCGTGGCGCGGTGGGTGTCGGTCAGTCCCGAGGCCAGGTGGGCACCCATCCACTCGCGCTCGTGCGGCAGAAAGCCGCTGTTGCCCCGGTTGGCCCGCCAGTTCTTCAGGTCTATTTCCTGGTGCGCGATGTTGTAGTCGCCGCCGATCACCACCGGTTCGCCCTGCGCGAGCAGCGCGGCGGTCCAGTCCTGAAAGGCGCCCAGAACGCGGTCCTTGAAGCCCTGCCGGGCCTCGCCGCTGCTGCCGCTGGGCAGGTACACGCTGACGTAGCGCACGCCGCCGATGCGGGCGCTCAGGACGCGGCCCTCGGCGTCCATCTCGCCCTGGCCCATGCCCACGCGCACATCTTCCAGCGGCTGCCGCGCCAGGATCGCCACGCCGCTGTACCCCGCCTTCTGCGCCGGGAACCACGCGCTGTGGTAGCCCAGGTGCGCCAGCGCGTCGGGCATGGGGGCGGCCCGCACCTCCTGCAGCAGCAGCACGTCGGGGGCCTCGCGCCCG
It includes:
- a CDS encoding exodeoxyribonuclease III; the encoded protein is MSAPTQPSPAPLKITTLNANGVRSALRKGLAGWAGREAPDVLLLQEVRAAPMPDALAHLGYHSAWFPAQKAGYSGVAILARQPLEDVRVGMGQGEMDAEGRVLSARIGGVRYVSVYLPSGSSGEARQGFKDRVLGAFQDWTAALLAQGEPVVIGGDYNIAHQEIDLKNWRANRGNSGFLPHEREWMGAHLASGLTDTHRATLGDAAEYTWWSNRAGAYANNVGWRIDYLLSAGVALGGVRVDREARLSDHAPLSGQLSR
- a CDS encoding benzoate/H(+) symporter BenE family transporter, encoding MTAPVLASPAPRHFWRDTQPSAVLAGLIAVIIGWAGPNVLVYSVAQVAHLSDATAMSWLWAHAIFTGLVGIFLSLRTRMPILSTWSTPGIAFLVTALPGIPFPEAVGAFITSGVLVFILGTFGPLTRALGAIPPHLAAALNAAILLPFGFGAAQAFGVQPALVGAMIVAYFVIRQLSPRWAVAAVLVVGVAASAGLGLWHPAPISFALTQPQFVLPVFSLHATVNLALPLTLLAFTGQFVPGFGVLKTNGYEPAPGPVLRSCGVASLGAALAGCHNLTLGALLANIVSGPEAHPDPQRRYTAAIWAGGINILFGLFAGTFVHLMGILPGEALAALAGIALLGAMGSSLQGAFQGQPGSLAAPMVILVTLSGVTPLGIGAAFWGILAGLAVYVAERRGQGWGRARAAQAKG